Proteins found in one Oryza glaberrima chromosome 4, OglaRS2, whole genome shotgun sequence genomic segment:
- the LOC127769626 gene encoding mitochondrial intermembrane space import and assembly protein 40 homolog, protein MGQGLSQPAQAVEEPSPPAVEAAPSSSPSPAPAPSSLEALAAEAMSFDEDGNESIDVKVQKALDCPCVAELKNGPCGSQFVDAFSCFLKSTEEEKGSDCVKPFIALQDCIKINPEAFSKEILEEEENDEEAEKSNLKVRAPAWSRG, encoded by the exons ATGGGTCAAGGTCTGAGCCAGCCCGCgcaggcggtggaggagccTTCTCCGCCTGCCGTcgaggcggcgccgtcgtcgtcgccgtctcctGCCCCGGCGCCATCTTCCCTCGAGGCGCTCGCCGCAG AGGCTATGTCATTTGACGAGGATGGCAATGAG TCAATTGATGTGAAGGTACAGAAAGCACTGGACTGTCCATGTGTAGCTGAGTTGAAAAATGGTCCTTGTGGAAGTCAATTTGTTGATGCGTTCTCTTGCTTCCTGAAAAGCACAGAAGAGGAAAAG GGATCAGATTGTGTGAAGCCTTTTATCGCACTGCAGGACTGCATCAAAATCAATCCAGAGGCGTTTTCTAAAGAGATtttggaagaagaggagaatgACGAGGAGGCTGAGAAGTCCAACCTGAAAGTTAGAGCACCAGCATGGTCCAGAGGCTGA
- the LOC127770609 gene encoding uncharacterized protein LOC127770609, which produces MGCGLSREKDAGGGPRRRPGSVGDVVVFLPGLRVPRSVDFSQALAGRLDEASSRLSSLRARVVDMAMQESAAALKPKRRAAARHGSSTANLLQALEDYLPVLLGLVKEGSELRHGVHFVWTNQEDNAEETAMADAWYEVLSVLHLMAMVCLLQANSLLLPRSYGDGYAPRVSEESRRATVDVFLKASGYLDCAIRQVLPQISSELRRQLPVDLAEGNLKALSLQALGQGVDMQLGLAIDSPKATLAVKRRLACEMVKYWHQIQESIPEIPVSDGWGKKHLLFVKWKYVEAKAAAYYFHGLILDEGNTEKSHGMAVAALQASEEFLKESKRASEAFHATPPTSRSPTPFGTAKYMLDKIPKDASSKVKINQDLYTQERVIGTPPPLPDFALALKPDDYDLPPLDPLWNKEDSRQ; this is translated from the exons ATGGGTTGTGGGCTGTCGAGGGAgaaggacgccggcggcggcccacggcggcggccggggagcgTCGGCGACGTGGTCGTGTTCCTCCCGGGGCTCCGGGTGCCGAGGAGCGTGGACTTCTCCCAGGCGCTCGCCGGTCGCCTCGACGAGGCCTCGTCGAGGCTGTCGTCGCTGCGGGCGCGGGTCGTCGACATGGCAATGCaagaatcggcggcggcgctgaagccgaagcggcgggcggcggcgcggcacg GTTCGAGCACTGCTAATCTCCTACAGGCTCTGGAAGACTATCTGCCAGTGCTGCTAGGATTGGTGAAGGAAG GTAGCGAATTGCGGCACGGAGTGCACTTCGTCTGGACTAACCAAGAGGATAATGCTGAG GAAACGGCCATGGCAGATGCATGGTATGAAGTGTTGTCCGTTCTGCATTTGATGGCCATGGTCTGCTTGTTGCAGGCCAATTCTCTGCTTCTTCCCAGGTCATACGGTGATGGTTATGCGCCAAGGGTTTCTGAAG AGAGCAGACGAGCCACTGTTGATGTTTTCTTGAAGGCATCTGGCTACCTAGACTGCGCAATTAGACAAGTACTACCCCAAATATCGTCGGAGTTAAG GAGACAACTTCCAGTAGATCTGGCTGAAGGAAATCTCAAAGCACTTAGCCTGCAAGCTCTGGGTCAG GGAGTCGACATGCAACTTGGTCTGGCAATTGATAGCCCAAAGGCCACTCTAGCGGTAAAACGGCGCTTAGCTTGCGAGATGGTCAAATATTGGCATCAAATTCAGGAGAGCATTCCAGAAATTCCGGTATCCGATGGATGGGGGAAAAAGCATTTACTGTTTGTTAAGTGGAAGTATGTTGAAGCAAAG GCTGCAGCATACTATTTCCATGGTTTGATTCTAGACGAGGGAAACACAGAGAAATCTCATGGAATGGCAGTAGCTGCCTTGCAAGCTTCAGAAGAATTTCTGAAAGAAAGCAAAAGGGCTTCTGAAGCCTTCCATGCAACTCCTCCAACATCAAG GAGCCCCACTCCTTTCGGAACAGCTAAGTACATGCTTGACAAGATTCCAAAAGATGCTTCAAGCAAGGTCAAGATCAATCAGGACCTGTATACGCAAGAGAG GGTCATTGGAACACCGCCTCCATTGCCGGATTTCGCGTTGGCTCTAAAACCTGACGACTACGATCTTCCTCCATTAGATCCACTTTGGAACAAAGAAGACAGCCGTCAGTAG
- the LOC127770610 gene encoding uncharacterized protein LOC127770610, whose product MGKPLGDSVFAGHAAAGVAAITASAVAVHPLDTVKTLLQLSATGSQQKMGLGQVVDRLMSASGPAGFYSGIGWSVLGKLPGLGARFGTYELLTAFYKDGKEDNYVSYSEAMLAGIAAGAVESVLCTPFELLKLRSQVGSVKPMKATDPANITKVAFPLLSKLLPGYVPDIRVWNSSVSLLSNLSPKHPDMMGALKQHPWMLTGSGKPPLPSDVQVPSRVIALEGWGALWRGLRPGMTRDCVFGGMFFSTWQFIHTAMLTWSAVNMNPQPSKLEEAGPVSPFASSLAAGFSGVVAAAASHTFDTAKSRSECTVIPKYIAMERRLLKWKVPGNWIERKTGISPADRNVLFRGIGQRMARSGFASFLLVGSYYFVIDQFL is encoded by the exons atgggAAAGCCGCTGGGCGACAGCGTGTTCGCCGGCcacgcggccgccggcgtcgcggcgatCACCGCCTCCGCGGTCGCCGTCCACCCGCTCGACACCGTCAAGACCCTCCTCCAG TTGAGCGCTACGGGGTCGCAGCAGAAGATGGGGCTCGGCCAAGTGGTGGACCGGCTCATGTCCGCCTCCGGCCCTGCAG GCTTTTACAGTGGCATTGGATGGTCAGTATTGGGCAAGCTGCCTGGGTTGGGAGCACGTTTTGGAACTTATGAACTCTTAACAGCCTTCTATAAAG ATGGAAAGGAGGACAACTATGTTTCTTACTCTGAGGCTATGTTGGCCGGCATAGCTGCTGGTGCTGTTGAGTCAGTTTTGTGCACACCATTTGAACTTCTGAAACTTCGGAGCCAAGTTGGTTCTGTGAAACCAATGAAAGCCACAGACCCAGCAAACATTACAAAAGTGGCATTTCCACTGCTCTCCAAACTGTTGCCTGGTTATGTCCCTGACATCAGAGTATGGAATAGCAGTGTCAGCCTTTTGTCCAATCTTTCCCCAAAGCATCCTGACATGATGGGTGCCCTGAAACAGCATCCGTGGATGCTTACTGGTTCAGGGAAGCCCCCATTGCCCTCTGATGTTCAGGTTCCTTCAAGAGTGATAGCACTTGAAGGATGGGGTGCTCTATGGAGAGGACTTAGACCAGGGATGACCCGGGACTGCGTCTTTGGAGGAATGTTCTTTTCAACTTGGCAATTCATACACACAGCGATGCTTACTTGGAGTGCTGTTAATATGAACCCTCAACCCAG CAAACTGGAAGAAGCAGGCCCTGTATCCCCTTTTGCTTCTAGTCTTGCTGCAGGCTTCTCAGGAGTTGTAGCAGCTGCTGCTTCCCATACATTTGATACCGCCAAAAGTCGTTCGGAATGCACTGTTATACCAAAG TATATCGCGATGGAGAGGAGGCTTCTTAAATGGAAAGTACCAGGAAATTGGATAGAGAGAAAGACAGGAATATCTCCTGCCGATAGGAATGTTCTGTTCCGTGGTATTGGTCAACGAATGGCCCGAAGTGGATTTGCATCTTTTCTACTTGTTGGGTCCTACTATTTTGTTATAGATCAGTTCTTGTAG